In the genome of Populus trichocarpa isolate Nisqually-1 chromosome 10, P.trichocarpa_v4.1, whole genome shotgun sequence, the window ACAGGCAAACTACCATCCCTACAATAAAATTGCAACAACTGATCAACAAAATAGTTGTTggtatatttgttaaaaaaaatagaaaaagaaaagggttctTGGTATAAAGCAAACTTCAGGTGAGAACacaatataaacaaaaacaaccacAGGAAGGGAAAAGATAGAGACTAAAATATGCTCTATATATTAACATTCGCAGATGACCTGAAATCAGACAGTTGAGTTCTATTTTTGCAATGGAGCAGAACAGAAGCAGAATTTTGGAGCAAATCTACAACTTTAAAGTCACAGATACTTCAGAATAATCATTATTAAGATTCTAAATGAAATTCCGGcctagaaaaagaaattcaacatcAGGCATGATGTGCAGAGTTCATGTAATCAATTAAAATACTTCATGATAATATGATGATTGGCTTCATTTTCACAGGACAACaccaatatgttttttatgctATGTGCCCCTATTTTGATTGTGACCGCCAGTGTGCAATCACAGACTTAAACATAACTAAGCATGCAAAACCTCACAGACAAAATTGTAGTTGCAACTGCCCATTGAAGCAATGAAGTGAAACTCCCTATTTTCTGAGGCTTCTaacattcaaaattttaaaaacatggtttcAGGTGTTGCTGATATTTGAAAAGAGTGTTTGCTCCTGGACTTTCAACAACATCATTCTCTCAATCTATTTTCTTCACAGAATTTCATAGTTATGTAGAGTGAAAGAAATTGGGGGAATAGCTACGAAAGAGCACAGGAGTCATAAATATAGTTTACTTCTAGGCTGtgattagttttgttttgctggaGTGTACCTGGAAGTACATGTTCATCGAAACCATAAATTGTAAATGGAAATGGACATCATGCTATTATGATGAAACAAAAGGGTATAAAAGCTTACAACATAAGCAACGGGAAATTCTATGTAACCAAAACAAATAGAAGGGAAATCAAAGTGCGCATAGAAAACATCAGATAAGATACAGTGTCATTGTCGCTAAGAAAATATATCTACAAAACTTAGCATAGATGCAATTACAATTTCACATAAATGAAAACCACGGAATTTGTTTTACAAAACTGAAGAAAGGTGGCGATAAAACACATCGTTTAACCAGAGCCTATGTCAAAACTCAAGAGCAAAATGGACACTGACAAGCAAACCAACATTATGAATAAAAACCAGGTAGTGGGGTTAATGAAACTCACTTAACCCTCAAGTAGCACGAAGATATCTGTGGCAAGGGCGCACTTCCACCCCTGAAATTATgccaaaaagaaacaatatttaACAACATGACATGGCGTGCTTGACCAATCATCAATGAATCTTTAGTAATggtaaagaaacaaaatctcACTGCTCATGATCAGAAGCAACTAATGAGAACCATATTGGACTCAATCTTGTATCACATTTACTGTTTGCATCGACAATAGTCTGTGCTGGAATATTCAACCCCTCAGAGGGAGCTGCTCTTTTTTGTTGCATGCCTTGCAGCCGTCTAGATTTCACGGAAACTGAAGGCCATGAAGTCGAGTTGGATTCTTCACCATTAACTTTCGATTTATCACCGTGCTCCTTAACACTGGTTTTGAGTGATTGAGCTTTCTCCTGGGCATCAAGCTTCTTTATTTGGACAAGAATTTCCTGTAGTTCTGACTTATTAGACTTTGTTTTGCTTGAACCTTCAACCGAGCAATTTAAGGGTTTCCAAAAATCAGCTTTCCCTTTACATGGTTTAACACCATCCTCTGAAACTTTATTAGGTTTGTGTTGTTTGGGTGACTCGGCAGTAGAAGAATTCTACACCATGAAAATAATTACACAGGAAATTACTACGCATCAAAGGAAAGGCACGTCATTTTCAAAGGACCCAAAACAAAAAGGTGAGAAAAGTTTTAGCAAGAAAACTTGAAGTTTAACGACTTCTACCTGCCTTTTAGTTTGTGCAATTTTGCTTAAAGTCTCGGGTGAGCTTAAACTCTCATAGTAATCGTCCACTTTCTTAACCAGCTCCTTAATGAGAACAGGAGATTCTCGTTTTCTGGCAATAGGTTTTGATCTTTTTCCTGTCAGAAAAGACTTGACGGATATCTTAGGTGTGCTGACTACCAATGAAGAGAGAGATCTCTCCTTTCTTCTACCTATCAATGGAACTGAGTGATCAGCTTCTTGGACTGGCATGGCTTCTGGGACTGCTGGCGCAGTTTCTGGGACCGAGGGCACGTCTTCTGGGACCAAGGACACTGTTTCAGGTTCCTTGGCCTTCTTTCTATTGGAAAGGAAGATTTTGGCCCTTAAATCTTGCCAGCTGTGGTCTGCCCTGTTGATtaacataaagaaagaaagttaaaaCAGACCAAGACCATGCTGCTGTAGTGAAATCCATGACCAGTTTCTCAATTTTGGTTGTCTTCCAAGTTGAAAATGGACTTCTAATTGTTCTGTGCCATATAAACACGTTGAGGCACAGGTTCAATCATAATATTTCAAGATTCTATATCAGAGAatcctaataaataaattatgcatCCCACATGAGTGGCAGGGCAGGGATGCTGCCCAGGAACATGCAGCATGATAATTGATTTCCTAGTGTCACATTGCATGTCTACAGTTTGCAGCATATACTTACTGTTTGGTGTAAATGTCTAAAAAATTGACTCGGAAATTTGATATCTTCCTTCCAAGTGCATTAATTAGTAGTGTCAAGGATTGGTTCTGCAGTTGGAAAAGACAGAGAATGTCTAGAAAATCGTTTCAGTGATTATATAGCGTCCTCCTTGGTCAATCATTCTGACACCCTAAGATAATTTCACTTGCACTGCATGGAGACTACTCAAACAGCATTCGAATACGTCCTACATATGTGTAATACGATAGTCCAACTATATCAGAAACAGCTATGTATTGTTTTGCCACGGCATGCACTTAAGATGCTTTATTAAAAATTGCTGTGGCATAAACTTGGAAATCATAAGAGAATGAGATGATCAAATACCTGAGCTTTTCAAGCGGAGAACAACCTAATTCAGTATCACAAACTGGACAACTGTCCAACTCCTCATCAGTTATCTTCTTGTATATGCATTTTCTGCAAActgtttcaaaaattaaaatgaagaagCAGGCATCAGATATATGCCCGATGAGAGAATATGTATATAACAAGACACACTTAAAACATACTGATTAAATGATAGAACACTAAGAAACTGTTtctaaaggaaaataaaaatgcaaaaccTTTATTCATCATCCCCCAAACACAGTACTGTTCTCACTTGACACGGCATGAACTTATCAAGGACCTGACAATTTTGATGGACTTGAAGAGCACAGCGACCATGCAAAAGCTTCGAACAACCCCAAGTTAAAATTTTACTATTTCAGCAAACAAATTTACTGTAAGCTCACATCATACGTTGctcaaacacaaaagaaaaggctatatttaccaatcaaatttcaatcttttccttaatttcaaaatcaaactcCCAATCCATTGAGCAAAGAAAGACcaggaaaacaaaatgaagaaaaaacaagatcaTAAAACCGCATTTCACTCCTCTCCATATCACAAAAATAaccaattaaaacaataaaccaAGCTCAACtccgaaaaataaaagatgatacACAGATTACGTGAACTAACAATTAAGCGCccacaacaagaaacaaaacaaaacaaagaaaccaCATCGAATATCacaaaatagaagaagatgagcACACACAGaagtgagtgagagagagagagagagactcacAAGTATGGAGGCACTCAGAGATAGTAGTGGCGTCTCTGAAGAGCTTGTTGCAAAGAGGACAAGTCATGCATGCCGCTATTTCCTCTCTTTGAACCTTCACCACCTGGCCTAACATCATCTTCGCTAACACCCCCACCTGCCTTTGGGTTCTCACTAAGCCACTAACACTCTCCCTTGTTTCACGTACCCGACACGGTGCATGTAATCAAGACCCCACAAATCACGAGAgttatttattcttttccaagaaaaaaccacGACAATCACAAGCAAGAATCGGCGAGAAGAAAGGGTGGTAGTTGGGCTGGGTTGGTGATTAACGATTCTAGACAAATTCTTTTGGCAGTGGCTTTGTGCTTGGTGGGCGAGAAAACGGAATTTAAGAGAGCGatattatcaataaaaacaaaaaaatggagAGAGTGAAATCTTGGAGTATTAGAAGAGAGGGCTGGCCTTGTTCGATTTGGACAATGGTAATGGCCTTGATATGATTTGTTCGAGGCTCTCAATGTTTTCGAATATAATCGCACAGCCTCCTCCTACATGACAAAACTAATACAATCTCTAAGCCTTGCTGTTGATTTATACTTgcgaaaaatttaattttttttagttttaaattaatttttattttatatttttagacgtgttaatatcaaattggattttaaaaaataaataaataaaaatattttaatatattaaaaaaaaaacactttaatttaCTACGTTAACCAcgcctgtttttatttttattttttccccagAGGAAGCGACTAAACTTTTTTGGAGAAACCTCGAACAAGTCCTTCATTATATAGGAAATTTAGATTGAGTTTCCAAACATTCTttatcctaattaattaaatctttaaaaatccCTAATTGAGTTACTTACCTTTTCCAGGCTTGGAGCAGTTAATTATGTCTCGATTTGTTAATGGATTCTGTTTAAATACTaaactttttccaaaaaaaaaaaacttgatgttTTATGCTAAAATAGACGGTCATTAATGGGCAAGTAATGCTGAaacctttcatttatttttgaatatttaaataatttattaattaatgatggATACTGGAATTATTTAAGTTCCTCCTCTACTATTAATCTCTGGTTAATTAAGTGAGTATTTGAAAACACGGTTATACCcgtgctttttaaaaaattaattttattttgttaaaaattaatatttttttatatattttaaattgttttgatgcgctgatttcaaaaattatttttaaaaaataaaaaaaataatcattttgatgcattttagcatgaaaaacactttaaaaaataaccacaaccacGCTCCCAAACAAACTTTAATTTCACGTTCTATATATCAATATCAATGTCTCTACAAATATAGAATTGTAcatgattttatgttttctccGAACTTCATAACCTCATTTCAATGGCGTTATTTAGTAATGTCCTTTCGATTTGTGTGGAGTTTtctaactttatatatatatatatatatatatatatatagaggttgGTTATTTGTGAACAAACAAGTTTATTTcttacaatattaatatttgtaCAATGATTTTGTCAAAACACTTTGATGACAGCAAAAGATAATAACTAGTTAGAGAGAATTGCTTAGAGTCTATAGTTTAGATTAAGGAACTATTATCGAGAAttagtgtaattattttttttcttctttaaaaaaaccaaaggtcTTGATTTTCGAGggtattttaatctttttatataatccAGTGATCATTGCTAGATTGATTGGATgtgggattatttttttttatttttttaagtatattacaatgatttaattactttttaaattaaaatatttaaaattagcatttagaggcatttttttctttttatttttttaagcatacTCAATCACTCACTTAAGCTTAAaagcaatttttaaaaattgtatccaaacctttttttatctGGAGAATGTGTCACGTAGACTCTGGATTTGTGTTAGATAAATTAACAAACAAGGATGATGATCATCGAAAATGATCACCAGAAAGATGCTCCAATTATGGTGGCGGCCGGTGGGCTCATTGTCATTGGCGGCCGGTCGACcgtgaaagaaacaaaaagaaaaggagttaatTGTTCTTAGTGATTTAACAAAACTAATTGATTGATCTTTATGATTTCaaagattatatatttaattcttatattcTTAAACccaataacttattttttttatccgttttatatttttttcaatttattttatttctttgttttgagaATTAGAACAAAATAAGCAAATAACAAGTAGATAAGATGTCAAAGATTGAAGAGAAAAGTTTTTGGAATAACAAGCTGATTCATCAATATATAGTCATTAAAATAGAGATAATATTATAACTGATATTAATTATGTATTATAGCTGATATTAATTATTGTGcctttattgatattaaaaacacGTTGacaattattgatatttttattgttaataattctaaaaatcaAAGCTCATTAGCCTCTCACtaattaggataattaattcttattagTATGTTAGAGAAAATGTAACAAAATACGCTTTAAAcatacattaatttattaaatatatataaaaaaaagcaaaaaataaaatgctgaTTTGTATTTCAAGAAATTAAGATTCACTatcgtgggaaaaaaaattaaaaaagtatatcTAAAAATCTGCATGCTGTTTTACAATTTCCTCGTCGGATGCCTGAGCCCGGTTTGAACAAGGATTTGACAAATTATAAGAATCTACCATGATGACCTGCAGACTGAACTGCATGCTTTACCAAGAGGGAGGGAGCATATATATGCCATTAGAACTAGGAATCTCGAATTATACCTACAGAGAACATGGGACCTTTCAAGATCCAACCAGGCCCTTGTAGCGAGCATATGTCATTAGAACTAGGAACAGAGATGCACAGAATGCTCCTGTGACAATTACCACCTggcaatgtaaaaaaaaaacacatgattccCCGTATAAAAGCAATTTATAATCAGGAGCTAAATTCCCCAGTAAAAGTATTTTGCTTACCCATTTAAACATGTAACCATGATTGTCAGTCCATGTGTATGGGATGTTCACGCCAAATATTCCAGCCACCAAGGAATATATGGTTAAACAAACAGTCCCAGAACTCAGATAGAGCTCTAACTGCGGCAAACAGTGGAAAGACATAGCATGAATAACAGATCAAAACATACACGCAATTTGTGCGCGTGCTTGCTTGCTTGTGAGTGAATTGGCCCCAACACAATTCATgaagagaaaatcataaagcaCCTGAATCAGCTGATTTCGATGATTGTCAAGCTGAAGAAAAAGGATGCATAAAtttaatgtaagaaaaaacGCATAAACAAGGAAACAAACTTCAGCGTTCGATTCAACATTGCCTACCTGAATATTAATGTAATCCTCTGTGTCATCAATGTACTCTCGCAACTGCATGTTtcaaatttatgcaatttaaaaaggatgaaattgcttTGCAATTCTTACCATAATGTGTGTGCCTTGTGtagaataaaaggaaaagtaaataaaaagtaCACACCGTGGTCAATTTGTTCAAAGTGCTATCAATCTGCATGAAGTAAGCCTGCAAGAACATCATCACCCAATTTCAAGAATAATTTCTTCTTAGTCCCATTTCAAATAAGAATTGAAAATGAGGAAGGTAAAACACAGTTAGAAACTCTACCTCCAGTAACATTTCAAGCTCCTCAACATCATTCTCAACATCATTCTCGTCTCCGCGAACTGTTGCCAAACTTACTCTACTTGCTCTAGAAATTTTTGAACCAATTGTAGGGGAAGCAGGAAACCAATTCGCACCACCGGAGCCACTGACTGGTGAAGACGCACCAGCCAGCTTTCGTGATAGGTAAAGGTCAGccatatcatcatcatcatcaagtaACTGTTCAAGTTCATCTCTCacctaaaataaattgatgagaatATCATTGCCTGTCTAATTCACAGAAAATTGAAGGGGACAGTTAAGcacattatttttcattagtGTTAGATCAGCTAGGTATTTTTCAAGTCTCTTCTGCAATTATCCCCCAAGCAGACCTGACTTATTTTCTGTATAGCAGATTTCTTCCATGCTGGATGTTGATTAATCCCTGAATGTGTAACATCCTTAGCTACATATTCTTCTTGGAAAGAACCATGAACTGTATATGAATCGATTGAAAATGCTTTTATCAGAAAATGCAAGTAACTGTTGGAGATGCTAAACTGTCAGTCAACATTTTCTGAGACAGAAGACTGAATCCAGTAGAATTCGCCAAAAGCGAGTGCAACATCAGAGGACACTGAATCTTTCCCAACTATTATAATATAAAGCAACTAAAGATCCTATTCTTTATTGGTTACATTCAAATACATCATTACCCAGAACATATAATCCAAGACCAAAGATGCAATCATAAATGTTGAAAGCAATTTATAATGCAATTTTTCACAAACACCACCAACATTATACACCTACCTTTTGTACCCGAGCAGTCAACCTCGTCATTGCACTCTTCAATTTACGAACTCTATCCAAATTTCTGCTACTAACCTGCCCATTCAAGAAGGGAAAATGAGAGAGTCAAAATAGTGACAAACAATACATGCAGGATTCTGCATACAAGGTAAAATTAACTTTATCCAGCATAAATTTTGTCTTGCAGGAGGAGAGAAAAACCTCAAGAGTAATGGATCCAAAACATGCAGGGTTCTGCTTATGCAGTAATTTATTGAGTTCAAATTGTTGAATGCACAGGATATTTACACAACtgcaaaataaatttgaaactgGAAGGTGGCCGCATAAAGAATAGCACCACTGACTGAAATAAGCAAAATTCCAACCACTGGAAGCTCCAAATCAACTCAAAGAAAGTAATGCTGAGtataagaaaaggaagaattGAAAGATAAGATACCACCATAAAGAGAACAGAGCAAATGTCCACAATCTCAATGCCACCATACATCAGGATCCTCCAAAACCTTGTCaacctttaatttgtttttgggtAAAAATTTCATCCGACCCAGCATTATAAAAGAGTAGAAGGAGCAACACCATTCATAGTAACACTTGGAAAAATAAACGAGACTCAACCgaacattaaaacaaaataaatagtacaGCCCACTCAACTTAACCAAATAAAACACCTACAATTGAATTCAGGAAGAAGATCGATCTTCCAATAATCCTCCTAAGGGCTTCACAAAGAACACAAATACAAATAACGCTTATTTGAAACGCTTGGCACAATCTCAAAGATGTTCTTCCGACCAgataaaatattcattacacAAAGCTATTGGATTCCTACAAAATGTCAAGACACGGTAAACAGCTAATATGCCACACTCCCATGATTAAAAAAGGAGGGAAAACCACCACAGCATTCCAAAAAGAGATATGGCACCATGGAAAACAAATAATGTTAACTGGTAAACACACAATCATGCAACACTCACCACAGATATCCATCTCCcaacaaagtatttttcgtGAATTTACATTATCTGTCGCAAACTTTTATCCAGTTCCTTAACCAAGGTGTGATGGACATTTTTCCCtctatgaaaaaataatcaa includes:
- the LOC7498039 gene encoding magnesium transporter MRS2-2, yielding MERDGYVVPADPPAVTSVKKKTQPARSWILVDATGQGTILDADKHAIMNRVQIHARDLRILDPLLSYPSTILGREGAIVLNLEHIKAIITSEEVLLRDPLDEDVIPVVEELKRRLPPANVFRQSQGDGKDHTGGQLDVEAGEEDESPFEFRALEVALEAICSFLAARTTELETAAYPALDELTSKVSSRNLDRVRKLKSAMTRLTARVQKVRDELEQLLDDDDDMADLYLSRKLAGASSPVSGSGGANWFPASPTIGSKISRASRVSLATVRGDENDVENDVEELEMLLEAYFMQIDSTLNKLTTLREYIDDTEDYINIQLDNHRNQLIQLELYLSSGTVCLTIYSLVAGIFGVNIPYTWTDNHGYMFKWVVIVTGAFCASLFLVLMTYARYKGLVGS
- the LOC7474161 gene encoding E3 ubiquitin protein ligase DRIP2 isoform X2 is translated as MMNKVCRKCIYKKITDEELDSCPVCDTELGCSPLEKLRADHSWQDLRAKIFLSNRKKAKEPETVSLVPEDVPSVPETAPAVPEAMPVQEADHSVPLIGRRKERSLSSLVVSTPKISVKSFLTGKRSKPIARKRESPVLIKELVKKVDDYYESLSSPETLSKIAQTKRQNSSTAESPKQHKPNKVSEDGVKPCKGKADFWKPLNCSVEGSSKTKSNKSELQEILVQIKKLDAQEKAQSLKTSVKEHGDKSKVNGEESNSTSWPSVSVKSRRLQGMQQKRAAPSEGLNIPAQTIVDANSKCDTRLSPIWFSLVASDHEQGGSAPLPQISSCYLRVKDGSLPVSYIKKYLAQKLGLVREAEVEISMRGQPVVSTLQLHNLVDWWLQTASASERIRTTVGSSAKDFVMVLSYGRKAHPP
- the LOC7474161 gene encoding E3 ubiquitin protein ligase DRIP2 isoform X1, with translation MMLGQVVKVQREEIAACMTCPLCNKLFRDATTISECLHTFCRKCIYKKITDEELDSCPVCDTELGCSPLEKLRADHSWQDLRAKIFLSNRKKAKEPETVSLVPEDVPSVPETAPAVPEAMPVQEADHSVPLIGRRKERSLSSLVVSTPKISVKSFLTGKRSKPIARKRESPVLIKELVKKVDDYYESLSSPETLSKIAQTKRQNSSTAESPKQHKPNKVSEDGVKPCKGKADFWKPLNCSVEGSSKTKSNKSELQEILVQIKKLDAQEKAQSLKTSVKEHGDKSKVNGEESNSTSWPSVSVKSRRLQGMQQKRAAPSEGLNIPAQTIVDANSKCDTRLSPIWFSLVASDHEQGGSAPLPQISSCYLRVKDGSLPVSYIKKYLAQKLGLVREAEVEISMRGQPVVSTLQLHNLVDWWLQTASASERIRTTVGSSAKDFVMVLSYGRKAHPP